A window from Drosophila kikkawai strain 14028-0561.14 chromosome 2L, DkikHiC1v2, whole genome shotgun sequence encodes these proteins:
- the nop5 gene encoding nucleolar protein 58, with product MFVLYETPAGYAIFKLLDEKKLEQVDNLYLEFETPEKANKLLKLKHFEKFNDTTEALAAATAAVEGKVAKPLKKTLKKLLVDDVQSSLLVADAKLGTAIKDKLSVQCVYNTGVQELMRCIRQQADSLLGGLPKREMTAMALGLAHSLSRYKLKFSPDKIDTMIVQAQCLLDDLDKELNNYMMRAREWYGWHFPELGKIITDNIAFVKTIKLVGTRDNMSAADLSDILPEDVEEKVKEAAEISMGTEISEEDVLNIQCLCDEIISINDYRIHLYDYLKARMMAMAPNLTVLVGDTVGARLIAHAGSLINLAKHPSSTVQILGAEKALFRALKTKKDTPKYGLIYHAQLVGQASQKNKGKMSRSLAAKASLATRVDAFGEEATFELGAAHKVKLESRLRLLEEGNLRKLSGTGKAKAKFEKYQAKSEVFTYQPEADNTVNVKKRKHSEAEQTPVKKEIKEEAGAAEEEEEVKSEKKKKKKKKQKDEEAPEEAAATEPVDEPTPAKKKKKSKQQE from the exons ATGTTTGTGCTCTACGAAACGCCGGCGGGCTACGCAATCTTCAAGTTGCTGGACGAAAAGAAACTCGAGCAGGTCGACAATTTGTACTTGGAGTTCGAGACTCCGGAGAAGGCCAATAAATTGTTGAAATTGAAGCACTTCGAGAAATTCAACGACACCACAGAGGCGCTGGCAGCCGCCACAGCCGCGGTTGAGGGCAAGGTGGCGAAGCCGTTGAAGAAAACTCTGAAAAAGCTGCTGGTGGACGACGTGCAGTCGTCACTGTTGGTTGCTGATGCCAAACTGGGCACCGCCATCAAGGACAAGCTGTCTGTGCAGTGTGTCTACAACACGGGTGTCCAGGAACTGATGCGTTGCATCCGCCAGCAGGCGGACAGTCTGCTGGGTGGCCTGCCCAAACGGGAGATGACTGCCATGGCCCTGGGTCTCGCCCACTCGTTGTCGCGCTACAAGCTCAAGTTCTCGCCGGACAAGATCGACACTATGATCGTGCAGGCGCAGTGCTTGCTGGACGACTTGGATAAGGAGCTAAACAACTACATGATGAGGGCCCGCGAGTGGTACGGCTGGCACTTTCCCGAGCTGGGCAAGATCATTACCGACAACATTGCCTTTGTGAAGACGATTAAGTTGGTGGGCACCAGAGACAACATGTCGGCGGCCGATCTGTCTGACATCTTGCCTGAGGACGTGGAGGAGAAAGTTAAGGAGGCGGCCGAGATATCGATGGGCACGGAAATCTCCGAGGAGGATGTTCTCAATATCCAGTGCCTTTGCGACGAAATCATCTCGATTAACGATTACCGCATACACTTGTACGACTACCTCAAGGCCAGAATGATGGCCATGGCTCCAAATTTGACAGTCCTCGTGGGAGACACAGTGGGCGCTAGGCTGATTGCCCATGCCGGCTCGCTGATTAACCTGGCCAAGCATCCCTCGTCCACGGTACAAATCCTGGGTGCCGAGAAGGCGCTCTTCCGAGCTCTGAAGACAAAGAAGGATACGCCCAAGTATGGTTTGATCTATCACGCTCAGCTGGTGGGTCAGGCAAGCCAAAAGAACAAGGGCAAGATGTCACGATCGCTGGCCGCCAAGGCGTCGCTGGCCACACGAGTGGATGCCTTCGGCGAGGAGGCCACCTTTGAGTTGGGAGCCGCGCACAAGGTGAAGCTGGAGTCGCGCCTCCGACTGCTGGAGGAGGGAAACCTGCGGAAACTCTCGGGCACTGGCAAGGCAAAGGCCAAGTTCGAGAAATACCAAGCCAAGAG CGAGGTGTTTACATACCAACCCGAGGCTGACAACACCGTAAACGTGAAGAAACGCAAGCACTCGGAGGCGGAGCAGACGCCTGTTAAGAAGGAAATCAAGGAGGAGGCTGGTGCCgctgaggaggaggaggaagttAAGTCggagaagaaaaagaagaagaagaagaagcaaaaGGACGAGGAGGCCCCCGAGGAGGCGGCAGCAACTGAGCCTGTAGACGAGCCCACACCAgccaagaaaaagaaaaagtccAAGCAGCAGGAATAG